The following is a genomic window from Chryseobacterium sp. StRB126.
TCTATGGGAGAACCCTATTTTTCCGGGCATTTCCCAGACTTTCCGATCATGCCAGGGGTTCTCATTACCGAAGCGCTTGCCCAGGCATCCTCATTGATCACTGTTTTAGATGATTTGGACTGGAAAGCAGGTAATGGTATTCCTTCATCTGAACATTCATCAACAGGTGTATTGGGAAATGTTCAGATCAGTTTCTTAAAATCCGTATTCCCGGGAAATTTATTAGAATTGGAAGCCAGCATAGATTGGAAAAAAGGATCAGCCAGTTCTGTGAATGTTAAAGCATCTGTAGAAGGTTCAGTATGTGCAAAAGGTAAGATAACGGTGATGTCTGTAGATAAAAATAAAATATTTTCTTAGCAATGAATAAACCTATCTTATTCTGTATCCCTTATGCAGGAGGATCATCCATGTCATTCTCAAATATAACAAGTCTGATTAATATTGAAGAACTGGAAATTAAATGTCTGGAACTTCCGGGAAGAGGGATACGACATCAAGAACCTCTCCTCTCTTCTCTGGATGAGGCAGCAGATGATCTTTATGCAAATGTAAAAAATAGTTTGGAATTTCCCCAGAGGCCTGTTATCATCTGGGGACACAGTATGGGTGCTATTCTGGCATTATTGATTTCTGCCAAACTATATCAGCATCAATTCAATATCGTTGGATTATTGGTTTCCGGAATGAAAGCACCTACCCATCAGTCCTCTAATCACAGCCTGTCAGAAAAAGCTAAGAATAAATTATTATCCAGCCTTTTGCCGATAAAGCATGAACAGAATAAAGAGGCTCCTCTTTTTCAAAAGATTTACAAAAAAAGAATGGAAATCATGGAAAAAGATGTAGAAATATTAGAAAAATATCAGGCAAACAATTGGCTACATATCTCTGTAATCAATCCCATAGCAGTCATCATGGGCGAAGATGATGATCTATACCCTGATCACTCTTATTATGGAAACTGGAAACTTCATACCTCAGGAAACACTGAATTGTTCACTATAAAAGGCAATCATTTTTTCCCGATGCAGCACCCGGAGGAAACCGCCAGGCTACTGACTCAAATACTCACACAGATGTTAAATTAAAATAATCGTTAACCCATAAAAAAACAAAAAATGAAAGTAAAGAAATTATTATTCTTGCCAGCAATTGCCTTACTGAGTATAGCTTACTCATGTTCGGATGACAATATCACGCTTGAGCCCATTTCGGAAGCCAATGCTAAGATATCAGCTTTATCTGTATCCAGAAATGGGTCATCCCTGGCTGCTTATTTTGGTGATAATATAGACTTCAACAATCTGCCCAATTATGCCAATCAAAGTATCCCAATGTACATATTTCGAAATAATACTCCGTTTATTAATCGTATTACGGATGAAGGAGCTACATTAGGAAGGGTTTTATTTTATGATAAAAATCTTTCCACTAATAATACAGTCTCCTGTTCCAGCTGTCATAAACAGGAACTGGCCTTTGGAGACAATAATATTGCCAGCCAGGGAGTGAATGGAACAACAGGAAGACATTCCATGAGATTAATTAATGTAAGGTTTGCAGAAGAAGCAAGATTGTTCTGGGATAAAAGAGCCCCTTCTTTGGATGTCCAGACTACAGTGCCTATCAGAGATCATGTAGAGATGGGTTACAGCGGTCGGAATGGAGCTCCGTCATTTAATGACCTTATTACAAAACTTCAGGGGTTGGATTATTATAGAGAACTGTTCACAAGAGCATATGGCAGTCCGGAAATCACTGAAGAAAAAATGCAGAAGGCATTAGCTCAGTTTGTGAGCAGTATTATCTCTTTTGATTCAAAGTATGATGAAGGAAGAACTATGATTGCATCAGATTTTCTTGATTTTCCGAACTTCACTGCTGAGGAAAATTTAGGAAAAAAATTGTATATGGAATTTCCCGTTGCTGTTCGCGGAACCCGTGCAGGAGGTGGATTAGGCTGTGCAAGCTGTCACTTTGCTCCAGAATTTGGAATGACAGCTTTGAGTGGTAACAATGGAGTTATTGACAAAATAGGCAGTACTGATATTGATCTTACAATCACCAATTCACCTTCAATCCGTGATCTAGTGAATTTAAACGGGCAACCTCATGCTCCTATGATGCATTCTGCAGTATTTTCTACATTAGAACAGGTCATAGACCATTACAACAATATTCCACAAGACCCCAGAAACAATCAACTGGATAATAATCTTCGTTTAAGAGGATTAAATGCTACACCTGAGGAAAAAAAGGCTGTGATTGCCTTTATGAAAACCCTCACTGGAAAAAATGTTTACAAAGACAAAAAATGGTCAAACCCTTTTATTAATTAATAGAAATACAAAAAGAATAAGAAAAGAGACTGTCTTTTGAGACCGTCTCTTTTAAAACAACAAGGAAAACAGAATCACAAAGTTTTTTTGAGAAAATACCATTAGATATCCATATCATTCTCCTCGCCAAACGCCTTCCAGTACTGATATTTTTCCGGGTCAGCAAAGCCCTGGTCTTCTTTATAAAAATATAAAAGTCTCCTCAAGGCTGTAGTATAATAGCCGTGTTGCAGGGATTTCTCGTAGTGTTTGATTGCTTTTTTAGGGCTTATCTTTACCCCTAGTCCTTCATCATACATAATTCCGTAATAAATATCGGAATAACTGCCCTGCGTATCTTTTTTCAAATAACGCTGAAGATTGTCATAATCATTTTTCTGATAATAGATTTCTGCAAATTTTTCATCATTATAATAGAATTTCTTTTCTGCCTGTTTATAGTAGTCTAATGCAAGGTCATAATCCTGTAATACATATTCACCATAGAAGTAAAGAAGTCCAAGGTTTTGCATGGCCAAACCATCTCCTAATTCTGCAGATTTCCTGAAACATTTTAAAGCCTTTTTAATATCCTGAGGATATCCTACTCCGCTCTGATAATGATAACCCAGGTTATTCCATGCAACAGCATGATTCTTAGAAGCAGCTTTTTCATACAGGGCAAGTCCTTTCTCCAGATCATTATATTCAGGATACTCATCATGAACATAAATATACCCAAGTTCCACCATCATATCAGTATTTCCACGCCTCACTCCTATTTCGTACAGCCTTACAGCTTCTTCAATTTTTCCTTCTTCAATGTATTCTTCAGCCCTCGACATAAGGGTTGCATCATCAAAATACTCCTCGTAGCCTGAACCTTTTTTCTCAGTCCATGCCTTATAAAAATCAAGAAAATACTCTTGATCTTTCCCACGAAGATTATGTCTTTTTTCATACAAAGCTCCCAGCTGGTTATCAGAAACCTGATGTAAAGCCCTTTGGGTGTCAAGAATAAACATTTCATTCCCTTTATACAGGCAAAGCATCTGTTCATTATAGTCTATTCCTTCACCAATATAGTCATAAACACGACTTTGAGTCTCTGTTTGCTGGTCAAAATAGAACATCCCGTCTGAAGTGGTCACACGGAAGATTTCTTCCCGGCAGGATTCTATTTTTTTATATTCTTTAGATGAAGGGAGCAACCAACGATCTTCAGCAGCATTATACAAGCCCCAGCCGTTTTCATCAGACAACAGGAATACATTCTTCATAAACTGGGTAAACCAATCCCTGTGAATATTTTCAATGCTATGTTCTGTTAACCTGAATTCACCGGATTTTATATCATAAATATGCCATTTCTTAGCTTTCTTGTAGGCAAAAGAAGTGTAATAATCATTCAGAATCATCACGGTGTCTACTTCAGTATCCAAAAGACTTCCATCAGCTTTTATAATGCTGGTTTTTTTCTGAAATTTATTCGGTTTAACCCAATAGTATCCTTCCCCAATCTCACCCAATACATCTTCAGGGTGTTCACCTAGATAAACACCATCAAATGTGTAAAAGGCTTTTTTGGAGGTTCCTTCCAGCGAACGATACAGCAATCCTGAATAATTAAATTCAAAAGGCTCATCAAAACCTTCTTCAATAATAGGTTTATTAAATGCATCAATAAGGCGATACTTACCCTCTTTTTTAGCATTAAAAAGGTAGACATGCCTTAACATTTCCAGTTCTTCATATTCACAAGGAATAACAATTTCCCCGGTTTCAATGGTAATCAACCCACATTTTTCACCGATTTCTATAATCCCATAATTCTTATTGTCTATAAAAAGAGAATCATAAGCTTCTCCATAGACACATTCAATAAGGACCTTTCCATCATTTCTCAGGTATCCGTACTTTCCATTTTTTTGTGCTACCGCAATTCCTTCTTCACTAAAGGCGAATATTTCCTCATAAATCGGTGGCGTTATGATATTTCCTTTTTTATCCTTCAGTCCCCAAAGACCATTGTCTTCAAAAGACTCCGAAATATCTTTATATAAATCTTCATTCCAGTAGCCAAGACCATAATCAATCCAGTCTGTTTCCAGCATTTCTAAAAAAGATTCATATCCGCTTCTGGCTAAGATCTCTTTTTCAAGCCAGCCCAGATTCTGTTTGGCCATAGCTTTATCATACAGCTTACTTTTTTCCTTGATTTCCAGCACCCAGTTTTTGGCCTGATCGGAATGTTTTTCTTCATTCATATTGAAAACATCCCATCCATTGATGACAAAGGTGTCATAAGGAAGATTATCCAACATCTCAAACATTTTGTTGACAGGCTCATAATACGCTTTTTTGTAAAGCAACTGATTATGTTCACCCAACAACTGGTAGAATGATTTCAGCCTTGCTACTCCATTGATCTTATCAAAGTACAGCAGCTTTCCTTTTGATCTTTGATCACAGGAGAATAAAGGAAGAAGCAATTCCGGGATCTCGTAATTCCACTCTCCCAGATAGTGAGAGTACTGGTCCCCTGTTTTTGAATCTACATTATATACGTAAAGACGATGTGCCATTTTTTTGTTCTTAAATGATTAAAATCCGAATTTAGAAAACAATCCAGGTTTTTTCCATGAAGCTTTATATTCATCTGCAATAGGATCATAATCTGCTACTGAACGTACCTGATCCAATATTACATGGGCTTCTTTTACGTTTCCAGCCTGATATAATACAACAGCTTTCGCCAGTTCAACGCTTTCCACAAGATCATCGTAACCCCATTCTTCTGTATTGTAAATGGAATTGAATCTTTCCGCAAGGGAGAAAGTCTGCTCTTTATGATTCAGTTTTTCATAGACACGAACTCCATAGCTTAACCAAAGTACATATTCTTCAGGATCCATTGCATCTTCACATTCAGCATCATATTGATTGAAAACCAATGCTGCTTCCTTGTAATTTCCCTGAAGGAAATCGCTTTTCACGATCATATAAATGGTTTTTGCTTTATCAAAAGCATCTAAAAGGAATTCTTTTTTATTTTGAAGATATCTCTTAGCTGCCAACGCTACTTGTCCATAACTTTCCTCTTCATTATAAATCTGCATCAGGGCATACTGAGGATTAGCTTCTCCCGGAAAGCGCTCTGCTACTTGTTCATAATATGATTTTCTGGTATGTAAATCCTGACCATCCAAATGTTCAAATAGAATTCCCTCCAATATATTCTTACCAGCTTCCAGATCTCTGTAATGGTAATCATCAAGTTCCGGATTCTCTATGGTGTACTGATAAGCATAGGTAAGCACCTCTTTTGCTTCTCTTTGAGCATCATCCCATCCCATAACTTCATGAAGCCGAACCTGTTTAGCTCTGTAGCACAATGTTTTAGAACAATACTCCTCGGATTCTCCATAAATATTGAAGTAATTATTCAATGCTTCTTCTGCCTCTTCATGATTTCCTCCATCCAGCAAAGCATCAATCCGTACCAGATGAAGCTCCATAAATTCTGAATATTTAAGCCCTTCAGAAGCAATTGTTGCAGCAGCATGATGATCACCCAATAACGAATATTTAATGGCTAAGTTATTACAGCACATTGCTCTCGTATGCAGATCATTGTGATAGTCGCTCTCAAACTTTCCTTCCTTATAATATCTTCGGAAAGCTTCATAAGCTTGTTTATACATGATACGATTGACTTCTGTCAATTGTATTTTATCATTCTCATCCTCTATTAATTCTATAAACTCGTTCATGCAGACTCCTTCATTATAGATATCGGCAGGATAATCCGGAAATCTCGGAATTTCAGAGGATACTGTTCCATTCAAAAGGTATTCGGATTCTACTTTCCGTCTCCAGGAAGTGGCATTGGGTGATAATACTACTGCTTTTTCCAATAAAGGAATAGCTTCATTATATCGCTCGTTTTCATATAGGAATGTACCTGCAAAATGATACCCTGAGAACAGTTCCGGGTGAGAATTGATGACTTCAAGGGCATGATGGTAGTAAAAATCCGTAGAAACATTCAGAAATTCAGGATAGTTTCGTTCAATAATCAGCTGATAATAGAATACATCAGGATTATTATATCCGTTTCTTATCAGTTCTGCAAAGCGTTGATGCCATTCTGCCAGTTTTTCATGAACGTGCAGTGCTGAATTTTCACCTTTAATCGCCTTCATCATCATCTTCAGCGAAAGGTCCGGTGCATTATTTTCAAACGCAATATCGGCAAGATTGAAAAAATCATATTCATTCCGGCTTACAAAAGTGGAATGCTCTTTGTCAATAAGGGCAGTAAGCTCCTCTCCTGAAACTATTTTTGTGTGGTCCAATAAATAGATCTTTTTGATCCAATACAGCGAGATGTTTTTGTCCCTGATCTCACGGTTGTCAGCATCTGCTTTTTTAGAATAATACATTGCGGCTTCAAGACTGTTCAAAAGCGCTTTATTTTCTTCCAGAGATTCATATATTTTCACAAGGAAATCATAGCCGTGTCCGGCATAATCCGGATCTTCCAGCATTTGTTCCGCATAACCTATAAACTCTGCTTTATTTTCCTGGGTGAAATGTTTTTTACTTCTGGCGATCTGCATCAGGGCATATTCATTTCCTAAGGGATAATCCAGGATGTTATATAATGCTTTCTGATTGTTAGGGTTGATCTGAAGGATTCTGCGTAAGTAAGGAATAACATAGTCCCGGATGGCATCATAAACCGCTTCATGCCCTTCATAGTAAACAATGTCATGATAAGCTACTGCCATTAAAAATAAGACTTCCTCATCTTCGGGATGAGATAATAAATATTGTTCTCCTTCTATGATACACTGGTCCAGATCTCCTCTGTAAAACAGTTGTTCTAAATTGTCGTACATTATTAATATTTTGTTCAATAATTCAATCATTATACTTCCTTTCTACCTTGGCAGAATCAGAATTCATGATATTAGGCTGCAAAATATAAAAAACACGAGGAATAACAAATGACAAGCCTTATAAATCCCGGAAACCAGTGAGTAAATAATTCTGATTTATAACAAAAATTGATGCTTTAAGTTTTAATTTTAACCCGAAATTCAAAAAATATAAATTTTTCAACAATGAAAAAATTATTCACAGGGCTTTCTTTGGCTTTATCCGTGATAATGGCCGCTCAAAAAGCTCCTGCTAAAAAAAATTCTTTGGTTCTTTATTCTTACCAAACCTTTGGATGTGATGTTAAGGGATATTTTGATTCTTCAAAATATAAAAAAGAAGAAATAGATGGCACTTACAAACTTTTATATCCTTTAACATGGTCTCCTTTCACATCTCTTATCATTTTTAATCCTGTAAAATATGATAAGGTTCGCAGCAACAATACTCAGCTTTTACAACAGACAGAAAAAGAGTATCTGGAACGAAAGAAAGAACTTGAGGAACTCAAACTCATAGACCTTCCGATATGGAAAAAACAGCATGAAGAAGCTCTTACCCTTCTGGAAAACGAATATCAGCTCAATAAGGCACTTCTTATGGGTTATGCTGATCCGCAATCCCTTAAAAACAGCAAATTTTATACGACCTGCAAAGAATATGCAGATGCCATGACCACCAAGGACGAGGAGAAAATGTATTCTGTATGGAAAGGGCTATTTGAACCTAAAAAAGGAGAAGAACCTTATTCCGGAACAAAAGATGCTTTTAACGCCAAATGGAATGACCCGAGAAAGGAAGATTATGCTATTATTGACCTTATGAACGCTTTTAATAATTGCGCAAACCATAGTTTCAGACCTAAAGCTGATGAGGATAATACTTTATTTAAAACTTTTGAAAAGGTTTTTGTCAAAGTAAAAAGAGATTGTGAAGAACCTTAAAATTTCAGAAAAACGGCCTGTTTAAAGCAAAAAATTAAAATTCTCATCAAATAAGAAAAATAACTATATAAAATTGATTAAATTCTTTAGTTTTCGGATTTAAAGCCTTAATTTTGCGCTGAAATTTTAGAAAATCCGGATTCTTTCTACAACTATGCGCATGGAAAAAATGATGGTCGGGCTCTCCCTGACTTTATCTGCTATTGTTTTGGGGCAAAAGTCGCCTGCAAAAACCAACAATCTGATACCGTACAGCTATCAGACATTCAATTGTGACAACAAGGGATATTTTGATGCTTCCAAATATGAAAAAGAGGAAATAGACGGGGTTAACAAACTTTTATACAAGTTCAATGGGGTTCATTTTGATACGAATCCTATTTTTAAGCTTTCCAGCCTTGAAGAAATCCGTAAAAATAAGGAACAGCATCTGGAAAACCTGGAAAAACAATATCAGGAGAAAAAAGAAGAGCTTTACAGCCTTAAAGTAATTAATCAGCCAGTTTGGAATAAGCTGTATGAAAAAGCTATACAAACTTTTGAGAACGAATATGAACTGAATAAGGAAGAAATCCTTGCATTTTCAGATCCTACCACGCTTAAAAACAGTAGATTTTACGAAACCTGCAGAGAACCCATTGATGCTATATCTTCTCCCGACAGAGAAAAAATGTTTGCTTCATGGAAAGCCTACACTGAGCTTAAAAGCAAAAACAACGCAGATCCGCAAGGAGTTATGAATCGTTTCAACGCTAAACTTAGCGATCCACAAAGTGAAGATTATGCCCTTATTGATATGATTGGTTTAAGTTTTCATAACTGTGCCAACAGCAGTTTCAGACAGAAACGGGATGAGGAAGGAAATCTTTACAGGGACTTCGATAAAATTTTCACAAAACTGAAGAAAAATTGTGACGAACCTTAATAGGGATTGAAAATTAAAAATTATAATAGCAGTACCATTTTGGGTACTGTTTTTTTATTGGCAGTTATCTGTATTTAGTTTTTAAGGACATTTGGATACAGAATGGTTAAGGGAAGGTTAATGATGCCTACTTTCCTTGGAGGGATTATAAATAGATTTATTTTCGTTGCATTAACCTGTAAAATTTATCTTCTATGAATTGTAAATACCTTTTTTTAACCATAGGCATTACTGCAGCTTTATCAGCGCAAAAACAACCTACAATTATTCCTTTCTCACTGGAAAACAATTCTGTTTATCTGCACTGCAAGGTAAATGCGGTGGATAACGTAAAATTCCTGTTTGATACCGGTGCAGACGGATCTGTCATCAATATCAATTCAAAGAAAAAAGTTGATTTAAAAATTGACGGAAAATCGGAGAATAAAGGTTCAAACGGGGTAAACACCGTTGATTACAGCAGTCATAATACAATTCAATTCGGAGATATTCAGAAAACAGATATTTTATTTACCCTCATTCCTTATGGAGAGGTTAATTTCGATGGTGTTTTTGGAACAGATTTAATGAAAGGAAATATCCTTGAAATTGATTACCATAAAAATGTGATCCGTTTTTATGATGAAAACGACAGGTCCATTGATTTTTCAGGATATGAAAAAATGAAACTCCATCTCATCGATAACTACCCTGCTGTGGAAAGCGCAATAACAGTGAATGGCAAGGAATATTCCGGATATTTTGGTCTTGACAGCGG
Proteins encoded in this region:
- the fabZ gene encoding 3-hydroxyacyl-ACP dehydratase FabZ encodes the protein MQTILESYQIIQILKYRYPFLLIDKVTEYTKGEKLKAIKAVSMGEPYFSGHFPDFPIMPGVLITEALAQASSLITVLDDLDWKAGNGIPSSEHSSTGVLGNVQISFLKSVFPGNLLELEASIDWKKGSASSVNVKASVEGSVCAKGKITVMSVDKNKIFS
- a CDS encoding thioesterase II family protein — translated: MNKPILFCIPYAGGSSMSFSNITSLINIEELEIKCLELPGRGIRHQEPLLSSLDEAADDLYANVKNSLEFPQRPVIIWGHSMGAILALLISAKLYQHQFNIVGLLVSGMKAPTHQSSNHSLSEKAKNKLLSSLLPIKHEQNKEAPLFQKIYKKRMEIMEKDVEILEKYQANNWLHISVINPIAVIMGEDDDLYPDHSYYGNWKLHTSGNTELFTIKGNHFFPMQHPEETARLLTQILTQMLN
- a CDS encoding cytochrome-c peroxidase, which produces MKVKKLLFLPAIALLSIAYSCSDDNITLEPISEANAKISALSVSRNGSSLAAYFGDNIDFNNLPNYANQSIPMYIFRNNTPFINRITDEGATLGRVLFYDKNLSTNNTVSCSSCHKQELAFGDNNIASQGVNGTTGRHSMRLINVRFAEEARLFWDKRAPSLDVQTTVPIRDHVEMGYSGRNGAPSFNDLITKLQGLDYYRELFTRAYGSPEITEEKMQKALAQFVSSIISFDSKYDEGRTMIASDFLDFPNFTAEENLGKKLYMEFPVAVRGTRAGGGLGCASCHFAPEFGMTALSGNNGVIDKIGSTDIDLTITNSPSIRDLVNLNGQPHAPMMHSAVFSTLEQVIDHYNNIPQDPRNNQLDNNLRLRGLNATPEEKKAVIAFMKTLTGKNVYKDKKWSNPFIN
- a CDS encoding SEL1-like repeat protein, with amino-acid sequence MAHRLYVYNVDSKTGDQYSHYLGEWNYEIPELLLPLFSCDQRSKGKLLYFDKINGVARLKSFYQLLGEHNQLLYKKAYYEPVNKMFEMLDNLPYDTFVINGWDVFNMNEEKHSDQAKNWVLEIKEKSKLYDKAMAKQNLGWLEKEILARSGYESFLEMLETDWIDYGLGYWNEDLYKDISESFEDNGLWGLKDKKGNIITPPIYEEIFAFSEEGIAVAQKNGKYGYLRNDGKVLIECVYGEAYDSLFIDNKNYGIIEIGEKCGLITIETGEIVIPCEYEELEMLRHVYLFNAKKEGKYRLIDAFNKPIIEEGFDEPFEFNYSGLLYRSLEGTSKKAFYTFDGVYLGEHPEDVLGEIGEGYYWVKPNKFQKKTSIIKADGSLLDTEVDTVMILNDYYTSFAYKKAKKWHIYDIKSGEFRLTEHSIENIHRDWFTQFMKNVFLLSDENGWGLYNAAEDRWLLPSSKEYKKIESCREEIFRVTTSDGMFYFDQQTETQSRVYDYIGEGIDYNEQMLCLYKGNEMFILDTQRALHQVSDNQLGALYEKRHNLRGKDQEYFLDFYKAWTEKKGSGYEEYFDDATLMSRAEEYIEEGKIEEAVRLYEIGVRRGNTDMMVELGYIYVHDEYPEYNDLEKGLALYEKAASKNHAVAWNNLGYHYQSGVGYPQDIKKALKCFRKSAELGDGLAMQNLGLLYFYGEYVLQDYDLALDYYKQAEKKFYYNDEKFAEIYYQKNDYDNLQRYLKKDTQGSYSDIYYGIMYDEGLGVKISPKKAIKHYEKSLQHGYYTTALRRLLYFYKEDQGFADPEKYQYWKAFGEENDMDI
- a CDS encoding retropepsin-like aspartic protease, with translation MNCKYLFLTIGITAALSAQKQPTIIPFSLENNSVYLHCKVNAVDNVKFLFDTGADGSVININSKKKVDLKIDGKSENKGSNGVNTVDYSSHNTIQFGDIQKTDILFTLIPYGEVNFDGVFGTDLMKGNILEIDYHKNVIRFYDENDRSIDFSGYEKMKLHLIDNYPAVESAITVNGKEYSGYFGLDSGADDALTIASPYVRKNSLANTMKTIGKATAQGSDGSVYEMPVVLCPSITFAHKFLYNVPITLSNSTEGIDASEKMAGFFGNGFLKRFNTIIDFKNQSIYFKLNKNLYSEFN